In the Sandaracinus amylolyticus genome, ACTTCGAGCGCTTCGGGCTGCGCGCGGGACAGAGCACGCTCGAGCGTTACGACCGACTGTGCAAGGCCCGCGCGGAGGGCGCGGTGATCGCGCCCAAGCCCGGCACGAAGCTCGTCGACGATCACGACTGGCGCGACCGCGACGCGCCGCCCGCCGGAGGCGTGGGCGAGACGCGCGCCGTGATCACGAAGGCGCGTGACGCCGGTCACGAGGACGCGGAGCGCGCGCCCGAGAAGGCGCGGCGGATCGCGGGACGCACGCCGGACGAGCTGCTGCTCGAGCTCGCAGGCACCAGCGACACGCCCGAGATCTACGTCGACTGGCGCGATGCGCTGCGCAACTTCGTCGCCCACGCGCGCGCCCCGCTCCCGACGTGGTCGCGCCCCAGCCGCCGGTTCCCGACGCGCATCGGCGTGGTGCCCGGACGCACCCATCGCCTGCGCCCCGCGCTGCGACCGACGATCCTCGTCGCGATCGACACCAGCATGAGCATGAGCGAGGGCGAGCTCGCGGAGATCGCGCGACAGCTGCGACCGATGAGCGAGCTCGCGCGCATCGTCGTCGCGGAGTGCGACGTCGAGGTCGCGCGCGTCTATCCGTTCCGTGGCGCGATCGATCGCGTGAAGGGACGCGGCGGGACCGATCTGCGCCCTGCGCTCGAGCCGAGCTTCTTGCGCAAGCACGGCGCCGACGGAGTCGTGTACTTCACCGACGGCCAGGGCCCGCACCCCGAGCGCGAGCCCCACGTGCCGGTGCTCTGGATGCTCACGAAACCCGGCGATTTCGCGTGCCCGTGGGGCATGCGCGCGCGGCTGACCCGCCGGGCGTGAGGATCACCGCCCCACGTCGTGCACGAAGCCGGGCTCGACGGACTCGGCCTTGCTGGTCGAGCCGCCCGAGGAGGTACCGATGAAGCTCTGGATCCACTCCGCCGCCCTCGGTGCGGCGCTCGTCATCGCGCCGCTCGCGATCGCGCAGGACGTTCCTCGGGAGCAGCTGCCCGAGGCGGTGCGCCGCACGCTCGACCGCGAGGTCGGGCAGGCGCAGGTCGGCGAGATCGAGCGTGATCGCGAGGGCGGAACGACGATCTACGAGGTCGAGCTGATCGAGAACGGCCGGCGCTACGAGCTCGACATCAGCGAGGACGGCCGCGTCCTCCGCCGTCACCCCGATTGACGCGGGCGCGCGGCGCGCCCCGGAGGACGCGCCGCGCCGATGCGCCTCAACGGCAGCGCGGCGAGCTCGACGTCGCGGTGACGGACTCGACCGCCCCGTCCGGGCTCGTCAGCGTCCACGACGCGCTCTCGTTCGCGCCGAAGCGCACCGAGAACGCATTGCCCACGCGCCCCGGGAGGAAGTCCGCGACCTGACCGCGATCCGCGGTCGCGCCGAAGGTGTTGTCCGCGCCCGGCACGACGTGCACCGGACGGCGCGCCTCGCTCTCGTAGCCGAACGACGCGACGTACGAGCCGTCGCGCTGGCGGCGCACGCACTCGACGATCGGGTGCACCGGCGCGGTCGTGAGCGCGCGGTGGATGGTCGTCATCAGCTCGTCGGGGCTCTCGCACGGCGCGCCGAGCTCCGCGCACGCCGCGCGCACGTCGTCGGACACGCCGGCGCCGGTGAAGAGCCCGTTGACGCACGCGCCGAGACGCACGTCGAACGTCGCGCCGATCGCGCAGAATCCGTCGCCGCGCAGCTCGAGGTACTCGGCCTCGTCCCAGAGCGGCTCGTAGCAGCGCTGTCCGTCCTCGCCCGCCGCGGCGGCGCGCTCCCAGCACCCGGCGAGCATGTCGAGCGTGATCATCCGCGCATCGACGCGACCCGACTGCGGCTCGACGCAATAGAGCCCACCGAGCCCGACGTAGCGCGGCTCGAATCCGTCGGCGCACTGCGCGAGATCGAGATACAGGCCGAGGATCGGCGAGAACGTCACTTGCGCGCCGTGCTCGAGGAGCCAATTCGACACTCGATATCGCGACAGCGCGTCGAGTCGAGTGTGCCAGTTGGTGAGCGGAATCGGGACGATGTCCTGACCGGTCTCGTCGATGATGAATCCGTAGCTCGCATTGACGCCCACCACGACGTCGTTGCGGCCCTGACGGCGGTAGAGCGGACCGCCCGAGTCACCGGGGCACAGACCGCCCTGGTCCTCGGCGACGACCGGGCCCGGCGTCATCACGATGCTCGGCGCGATCTGCTCGCGATACTGCGCCGGCGTGAGATTGCGGAACACGTCGCGATAGGCCGCGCCGTCGGCAGGCATCGCGAAGGTGCGCGCGTGCTTGAGCTCGACCTGCGCGTAGCTCTCGTGGGTGTCCACCGAGTCGCGGCAGCCGTAGCCCTGGATCGCCAGCGGCTCGCCGACGAGCACCGGGCGGAGATCGACGCGCGCAGTGGGGATCCCGACGAGGTCTTCCTCGACGACGATCACGCCGACGTCGGGCATTCCGTCGGAGACGCCGCCGACTCGATTGCAGGTCAGGGGATCTTGCTCGCACGCGGCGAGGAACTCCGGGAAGACGTGGGCTTCGGCGATCGTGACCGGCGTCAGCTCGGTGGTCGCGAAGTCCACCTCGGGCTGGTTCGTGATCAGGATGCGCGCGCCGGGCTGCACCACCCAGCTGAGGCCGATCGTGCTCGAGAATTCGTCGGCCGAGAGCATGCAGTGCGCAGCGATCAGCAGGTGTCGCGGGCCCACCTTCGCCGCGGTGCACAGCGGGAATCGCATCGTCGTTCCATCGGGGAACGGATACTCGTAGGCGACCACGACGGTGCTCGGGAATTCCCCGACGTCCGCGGGCTCACCGCCGATGAGCGCGCTCTCGGCCGCGCTCGCCTCGGGCTCGATCGCGTCCGGCGCGCACGCACCTAGCATCGAAGTCGCGATCACGAGCCCACCGAGAGACCATGTCCTGCGCTGACGAGATTCCATGTCGTCGTCCCCCTGGCCGCGCACCGCGGCCGTCGGTCGCACCGCTGCCTCCGCGACGCGCACGCGCGCCGCGCTCGATCCGACCGCCCGCTGAGACGCTCCGAGGAGTGCGCGGTTCCAACCCGATTTTCGCGGCGATGTCGTTGGAATCCGGGCGGAACTCTGTATGCGCGAACCCAGCGCGTCCGGATTCTGGACCCCGTCTCGGAGCGGGTGTTATCGACGCTCGACGGAGGTCCTCTTGGGCGCGTTCCGAGGTTCGATCAGCTTCACCAAGTTCCACGTCCGCGGCGAGCTCCCGGCCGATTTCCGCGACCGGTTCGTCGAGTCCATCCGCCTTCGCGCGTTCCGCGATCTCGATCCCTCGGAAGAGGTCGACTCGCGGACCGGCTGGTGCTCGGTCGAGCATCCGTTCGATCTCGACCTCAGCTACGAGAAGGTGTTCTTCAACGACTATCTCAATCTCGGTCTGCGCACCGACACCTGGCGCATCCCGGGATCGCTCTTCAAGGCGTCGTTCCGCGAGGCGGAGCGTGCTTATTGCGCGGAGCACGGCTGCGAGAAGCTCTCTCGCACCCAGAAGAAGAACCTCGAGGCGCTGGTGATGGCGAAGCTGCGCCACAAGGTCGTGCCCGCGATGAACGTGGTCGACCTCTCGTGGGGGATAGGCGAGGGAGTCGTGCGCTTCTTCGCGAATTCGCCGAAGCAGCACGAGACGATGATCGAGCTCTTCGAGAAGAGCTTCGAGCTCGAGCTGGTGCCCGACGGCGCGTACGTCGCGGCGGAGAAGCGTGGGCTCGCGGAGCGCCTCATGGAGAAGCTGCCGCTGCTCGAGCCGTTCACGCTCGCGAGCACTGCCAACGTCTGAGGAAGGAGCGGAGTCGTGGACTACGTCGATCGCATCGAGCGCGCTCGTTTCCTCGGGCGCGAATTCCTGGTGTGGCTCTGGCACGAGAGCGAGGCCAAGGAGGGCGTGCTCACGCTCTCGAACGGCGAAGCGTGCGAGGTGTGGCTCGAGGCGCAGCTGACGCTCGTCGGCGCCGAG is a window encoding:
- a CDS encoding VWA-like domain-containing protein, whose translation is MTTDLRGWLEGFVRETGFLARYPYYAHVIASLEPVIDPSVPAMGVSLHGVPGHGGRYYLHVNVDALLRAPQFLRGILLHEVHHVVLGHLAHPKYFVHEQRDLMQIAQETSANEHIDEPLPDPVVWQHFERFGLRAGQSTLERYDRLCKARAEGAVIAPKPGTKLVDDHDWRDRDAPPAGGVGETRAVITKARDAGHEDAERAPEKARRIAGRTPDELLLELAGTSDTPEIYVDWRDALRNFVAHARAPLPTWSRPSRRFPTRIGVVPGRTHRLRPALRPTILVAIDTSMSMSEGELAEIARQLRPMSELARIVVAECDVEVARVYPFRGAIDRVKGRGGTDLRPALEPSFLRKHGADGVVYFTDGQGPHPEREPHVPVLWMLTKPGDFACPWGMRARLTRRA
- a CDS encoding PepSY domain-containing protein; this translates as MKLWIHSAALGAALVIAPLAIAQDVPREQLPEAVRRTLDREVGQAQVGEIERDREGGTTIYEVELIENGRRYELDISEDGRVLRRHPD
- a CDS encoding S1 family peptidase, whose product is MLGACAPDAIEPEASAAESALIGGEPADVGEFPSTVVVAYEYPFPDGTTMRFPLCTAAKVGPRHLLIAAHCMLSADEFSSTIGLSWVVQPGARILITNQPEVDFATTELTPVTIAEAHVFPEFLAACEQDPLTCNRVGGVSDGMPDVGVIVVEEDLVGIPTARVDLRPVLVGEPLAIQGYGCRDSVDTHESYAQVELKHARTFAMPADGAAYRDVFRNLTPAQYREQIAPSIVMTPGPVVAEDQGGLCPGDSGGPLYRRQGRNDVVVGVNASYGFIIDETGQDIVPIPLTNWHTRLDALSRYRVSNWLLEHGAQVTFSPILGLYLDLAQCADGFEPRYVGLGGLYCVEPQSGRVDARMITLDMLAGCWERAAAAGEDGQRCYEPLWDEAEYLELRGDGFCAIGATFDVRLGACVNGLFTGAGVSDDVRAACAELGAPCESPDELMTTIHRALTTAPVHPIVECVRRQRDGSYVASFGYESEARRPVHVVPGADNTFGATADRGQVADFLPGRVGNAFSVRFGANESASWTLTSPDGAVESVTATSSSPRCR